CAAGTGGAGTGCGGCCGATCCCAACAAACCTCTAACCTACCCACCCTACTAGTATTTTTTTACCAATTAAGCCCAACTATAGGGCTCAATTgagcattttaattattcagaCTAAAGAAAAGCCAGCAGGACCAGAGGGTGGATATTCCATCACTTCAACAGCTATCCATTTAATTCCAAACCCCTTTTTCAACCCCTTCCCTGGAGTGCCGCAGCGCAGTGCTGACCTGGGGAGAGGGAGCAGCCGATACTCGTGCAGACAGGGTACCCCAGCACACACTGCAGCCAGAGGGGGGTGACGGAGAGCAGCAGCCGGGTGACGCGCCGCAGACGTTTCTTCCCGGTGCGGCAGTGACGGACGTTCCCCGGGGACACGGTCTCCCCGGTGATCTGCCGACCCGCCGCAGGGGACAGCCCGGCCAGGCCGCGCAGGGCACGCACCtgcatacacacagacatgtgAAAATGTTCAGTCCTGGTTTaaggaatacattaaaatagaaATTGAAACCTCGGTCACACCGGAATTtttaatctttacatgcaagGGGCCACTGACACTCGGCAGTGTTAGTCACAGAGCTAGTTACTGTGGCTTCAAGAGCATTTCATGTGAACAAGGGTAAATGCCACATTTCACTTTACAAATCAAACTCTCCGCCAGAGGGCAGTATTGTGTAATTTATAGTGTgaatgtaattcatttaaataCTTAACACTTTTCCTGTGAAACTGAACAATAGAAGGGAAAAAGTGACAATgcatattacttttttttttttttttttacaactagTTGTATTGTTATACATTTACCATGTTGCCTTACCATAACCTTGAAGGGCCAAAGCTGCGCAAGTTGGCTTATGAGGCGGCTCAGGAACCCGGATGTCGCCACTGGCCGAACCTGTAAAAGCAGGAAGGCGATTCCTTAAGAGTGGTCCAGTGTAGGATGCAATAGTTCCcggccataaaaaaaaaaaacctcatatGAGCAAATTTCATTTCCCAGTGGCAACTGCGTATTGACCTTGAAAACTCCAGGAATACATTAGATTAATGGAAGGAAACTGCACTTACATTTTAACGTAGAATAGTTTCCCAGCTGTATGCTGGATGCTGACAATTAAATAAGATCAAATGAATACACATTTACGTTAGATTTAAGAGATTCATTTGTTTATACTCcaatttaaaattaagtttTACGTGGTGTATATGTGTAAAAGTGATATTTGTTGAGGTTCTGTCAATGCAAATATGTAAgcatacaatgtgacctttaATATTACAGAATTAGCCATACTTTCCACATGCCTGTCTGTAGCCATAATGAATTGTACATCTAAAAATAACACCCCACCCTGCCTCCCTTTTGATTAATAAAGTACAGGAATACATGCAATGACAGAACATTTTAAAGGTTGTTTAACATTGGGCCGGATTTCTATAAATTCTAATGTTGTAGGCTATGTATATTATGCAATTTTAAACAGTTGCATACATAAATGTATGATCGATTTTCGTAATGtctattttatataaattcCACACTGCATGGAATAGTACAGCGTTTTACAGTATTTTGACTATTCAATTAATCTCAACTTATTCATGAAATGCATCATCCGTGAGCCGCTGAAAACAGGCCTTTCATTGTTTGACATGTTATTAAGGACCAAATTGTcaagtatgaaaataaaattgccACTAGCAAACAAACTCTGGTATTTCGCCATGTTAGCATTCGTTTAACATGTATATCCGTTTATTTGCATTATTCCAACACACTCCGGGAGTTTCGAGGTCAACACGCAGTGGCCGCCGGGAAATGAAGTGTGCTGATGAGCTTCCGTGTTTAAAAATGCGCATGCTCAGCATTGCGTAGAAATCTAAGAGACGAAGCCGGAAAGGGGGTGAGAAGACTTGTATTGCCGGGAACTACCGTGTCCTGCACCGGGAACTACCGTGTCCTGCACCGGGAACTACCGTGTCCTGCACCGGGAACTACCGTGTCCTGCACCGGGAACTACCGTGTCCTGCACCGGGAACTACCGTGTCCTGCACCGGGAACTACCGTGTCCTGCACCCCTGTAATAAGAGCGGAACTGATCCCACACCAGAAATCGCGATGACGTCATCAAAGCCCGTCGGAGTAATTTTCGGGGGGAGGTTTAGGAAGTGCAATCGTTACATTAACACGTGTATCGTATCTTACTATTGTGAGACGCGTAACAGATCTCCCCATCCCCTAACGATGGCACAAAACCACATTTAAAATCTGCACGctcggacagacagacagacagacgcagaCAATATAGAGTAAAGTGCCAGAACAGACGATTATAAAGGCTAATTCTGAAGCACATTCAAATAACACCGATTTTTGGGGTTTTACCTCTGGCTCGATCTCGGAGCCGCTCTCATGGTCGTAGAAGTAGGCCTGCGTCATTTCGGCGATGGCAGCGGGGCAGGACAAGGCGGACAAGTAACCTGTCATCGCCGAGCTCAGCCAATCAGAGCGCTCCGTTCCCCCCACCAATGAAATTACATCTGACTGGACCAATtgtccaatcaatcaatcaatcaattaatcaattactttAATAACACAACATAGTGGATATCATTATGAAGCATCCTATAGAAGCAATTCATACAGGAA
This sequence is a window from Amia ocellicauda isolate fAmiCal2 chromosome 22, fAmiCal2.hap1, whole genome shotgun sequence. Protein-coding genes within it:
- the org gene encoding oogenesis-related; amino-acid sequence: MTGYLSALSCPAAIAEMTQAYFYDHESGSEIEPEVRPVATSGFLSRLISQLAQLWPFKVMVRALRGLAGLSPAAGRQITGETVSPGNVRHCRTGKKRLRRVTRLLLSVTPLWLQCVLGYPVCTSIGCSLSPEMLCSPTKPSGKGSKRKQDDLDEEEQQSWVEALTVELGDEDSENDPDYQPSTEGSTDSEENRTFNDTETDIEVEVKGDQHMIKDLPQAAPAQETPLP